The Thalassophryne amazonica chromosome 6, fThaAma1.1, whole genome shotgun sequence genome includes a region encoding these proteins:
- the LOC117512386 gene encoding galanin receptor type 1-like — protein MDLRQQVNYSDLCQTNKTDETLMMTFILVMDGIILASGLVGQILVIVILTGRRRRDSQPQHRTDILLLALSAADLLLLFCLPFHTSAIGLGYWPFGNILCKVISFLGVACSVASVFTLAALAVTRYLTVVHPNWAYRSRKHHRLKLSVALLWLPALALASPQFAIRRVSVSSAVSCFAFLSTASQFVYSLALFLFGFAIPLGIIVMMYTKIYCFLRHARKLGNAPQLERYQRQVTHTSALLVVVFTLLWLPSYSLMFSLIGGTVSVSPAYRTIAIIARLLASLAAVVNPILYGFMSQRFRHELLQLGRAHWTWCKTHLIGCSNMVQPFELDTPSERGQN, from the coding sequence ATGGATCTGCGGCAACAAGTAAATTACAGTGACCTTTGTCAAACCAACAAAACAGATGAAACTTTGATGATGACCTTCATACTAGTCATGGATGGAATAATTCTGGCAAGTGGCCTGGTGGGGCAAATCTTGGTCATAGTCATCCTTACTGGCAGGAGGAGGAGAGATAGTCAGCCCCAGCATCGTACTGACATCTTGTTGTTGGCTTTGAGTGCTGCAGACCTGCTACTGCTGTTTTGCCTGCCCTTCCACACCTCTGCCATCGGCCTTGGCTACTGGCCTTTTGGGAACATCTTATGCAAAGTCATCAGCTTCCTTGGTGTCGCCTGCTCAGTTGCCTCAGTCTTCACACTTGCAGCTTTGGCCGTGACACGCTACCTGACTGTGGTACACCCAAACTGGGCCTACCGTTCTAGAAAACACCATCGCCTAAAGCTGTCAGTCGCTCTGCTCTGGCTCCCTGCCTTAGCTTTGGCCTCGCCTCAGTTTGCTATCCGCAGAGTTAGCGTGTCTAGCGCTGTGTCCTGCTTTGCTTTTTTGTCAACAGCTAGCCAATTTGTCTACAGCCTTGCCCTTTTCTTGTTTGGCTTTGCAATACCCCTGGGTATCATTGTGATGATGTACACCAAGATCTACTGTTTTCTTCGGCATGCACGCAAGCTTGGCAATGCCCCTCAGCTGGAACGCTACCAGAGACAGGTCACTCACACTTCAGCTCTCCTAGTTGTGGTCTTCACACTCCTCTGGCTGCCATCCTACAGCCTCATGTTCTCCTTAATAGGAGGAACTGTATCAGTATCACCAGCCTACCGTACCATTGCCATCATAGCCAGACTGCTGGCATCGCTGGCAGCTGTAGTAAACCCCATTCTATATGGCTTTATGTCTCAGAGGTTTAGACATGAATTACTGCAGCTGGGGAGAGCGCACTGGACATGGTGCAAAACCCATCTGATTGGATGCTCTAACATGGTGCAGCCCTTTGAACTGGACACACCTTCAGAGAGAGGGCAAAACTGA